The Suricata suricatta isolate VVHF042 chromosome 3, meerkat_22Aug2017_6uvM2_HiC, whole genome shotgun sequence genome contains the following window.
AGTAACCTTATGTCTCATGCCTTTTCTTCTCATCTGGACAGTAACCCATGAAGACACAcggcccccccaacccccagccatgGAGTCTGCTGTCACCCTGTCCCTGTGCCCTTGAGTCACTCCCCTTGGACTGCCTTCCCtgactcacccccaccccagcccatccACATCTCTGACATGTCACTGCTtgtgttaagaaaacaaaatcaatcaGGTTACTTAGAAGATCTAATTGCATTATGTGACCCAAGTTTCAGGCAGCATCCTGTCTGGCAGGGTAAAGGAGAGCCCCTAGGAGTGGTACAAATAGGAAGTTTTTATAAGAAGGAATttggaaaaagacaagaaacaaatgtCTCAGGGAAGGTCACTTTCCCCTAATTGGGAGGGCAGGGGTCTAATCATACAGAAGACCTCCCCTCattgggggacagagagggtcCATGTGACAGAGGACCTCACTTGTGATGAACAGAGAATCCCTCACCGACAGGGAAAACTTACATTTCCTGGGGAGGTTGTAACTGTGGTTAGCGTGGGCATCACACAGGTTGGGAGACTTGGCCAGGCCTGAGACACCATTTTGAGCCGATGGGTTTGCTTTTAACTCTTGTTCTATTTGCTTTTCCAGATTCCCCATGATTGCCTGTGTAACAGTGTCAGCAACCTCCAGGTCACCGTAATTTTTAGGGGAGAATCACTTGCCATTAGAGAGACCACAGAATGTTGAATAATGTCACCTGAAGAATACCCCCCTCAGACTGACTTGCACTAATATATATTCAGTCACCAAATAGTCACTTAACACTGGACTTGCCCAATCACCTGGCTACATGCCCAAAAAtacagtgttttgtttcttaaattgcacacaAGAGTGAAACAATACATATTTGTCACTCTCCAACAGActtacttatttcacatagctTAAACCTCTCCAGATCTATCTATGTATTTGCCTACAGCAATATTTCAGTCCTTTACATGGCTTAGTAACTGTCCATTATATGTACATACCAAATCTATTTTCTgtattcatctatccatggaaGCTTGGGGGGTTCCTATAagttgactattgtaaataatggggcaataaacataggggtgcatgtatctatTCAAATTGCTGTTTTCCTCGTCCTTGGGTACGCACACAGTAGTGTGATTACTTGGTCACAtgggaaatctttttttaacttttggggaCACTGTGTGCTCCTTCCCCAGgggctgcactggtttgcattcccaacaacagggCACGAGGGTCCTTCTCCACATCTtccccaacacttgtttcttcCGTGTCTGTCTGAATTCAGCCAAGCTGGCAGGAGGGAAGTGatagctcagtgtggttttgatttgtatgtatttccctgatgatcagtgatgctgagcatcttttcatgtgtttgttgtctacctggatgtcttctctggagaaatgtctcctcatgccttctgcccagtttttaccTGGATTCTTGGTTGTATTGGTGGTGAGTTGTACAGttacttgtatattttggatactaaacctttattggatatgtcattagTGAATATCTATTCACATTcactacattttgttttaatgttgttgattgttttctgtgcaaaagctttttatttcgaTGTAgacccaatattttatttttgcttttgttacccttGCCACAGGAGCCATTTCTAGAAAAGGATTGCCACAGCTGATGCAGAGACATGTCTGCATGAGCTCTCTTCTGACATGTTTAAGATCTCACGTTCCACATTCTGTGTTcgggttctttttttattatttcacatttattcatttctgagagacagagacagagcatgagcagaggagggtgagagaaagagggagacacagaatccgaaggggctccaggctctgaactgtcagcacagagcccaatgtgcggctggaacctactaactgtgagatgatgacctgagccgaagtcagaagcttaaccaaccgagctacccaggcgctctgCACATTTTGGTTCTGAACCATCACTCTGAATGAGGACAAGTGGCATCTCTCTGATGACTGACCTGTCACCTGTGCATCCTTCATCCTGTCACATGGTCAAGAATGCTTTCTCCTGATGGACTCAAGCTGATCAGGGCCCAGGTGTAATCAAGAGGGTGGAGTCAACCCACAAAAAACCACCTGGTGTCCATTTGAGAAAGACCAGGTGGACAAGAACGTAGAGAAACAGTAGCGACTCTAATTCAGATGAGAAGGCAGAGGTCCTGTCATTTGCTTGCCCACATCCTGTATTTTTCACCTTTGCTACATCTCCTATCTCAACTTTACTTTCCAGAAATTCCACATATGTACGATGGTGGATTCCTGCACTTGGTCTTTCTGGGTGTTTTCCTGCCCTGGACCCCCTCTTTCAGCCCCTAGACAAATTAGAACTTGTGGTttttgctgggagccgcaccggccttgctggatgacaagatcacagtaaggaaatggtagacgtagcctggctcctgccacaggggcagaAGCTGGCATCTCTTTCTGTTAACTCATTGCatgtgtaaaattaagcctgttgctattgagtaggcctcacaatgttccaaatcagaccaatattccccagaTATCTCATGGGAGggagcatattcccacctctatgaagaggaggTTAAACAagacactgcagatgtttgttgaaaggctcttctattgaacTTCACAAACTTgagacatggataataaagggagctaaagaacacaagaatagtATTAATTTTGGCCCGGAGAtaaagagcctaacttaggaaatagaaacaaacaagagccaggcataagttactgcgcatacatctGCTAATTTGGTGctcattgtgaggatgggtaagagtagttacaacttaaactcgtATGCAAAGACCTGCTCTTCTAGGGCACCTAtggggcttacaccttcaacctcaaagaacaaggttaacaaaaggtttacttaccaACCACCGCAAATAAATTATTCCTCTTGTGAGCtgaatagaatgcctcctagccctgtctatgacaggctagcatcattgttataaactgtgtttgctatctgcttctcactgaaaacatcctgctatcttcttagttgtaagattttctaccggttcaaacaaatgtgtatgttatctgcttttcactgagaacatcctgttatcctatgatgtgtacgttacctcactgtaattagaatagttctgaagaaatgcctctgtaaaacctgtttctgcacccttgtCAAATCATCTTTATcacagaattatttgtaaaaattccaccttttgatgtcataaatctataaataaaagccCAAGACCTGGCGGGATAGGAGACACAGGAGATAATAAGGAGATACGACAAGACGATGTCGGGCTGGACCAAAAAAGTAACTGCGTGAAGGTGTCTTCATTGCTCTCCTCCGCCGCTAcgccttcagggagccctggaccagcctgAGCGGGCCTCGGCAGGTCTTCACCCACATTAAACCAAAATAAGTTGCTATGCTAAGAAACTAGATAGAAACAATAATGAAAAGTGTAATCAAATCAGGAAAGCAAAAATTTTCAACTTCCAAAGAAAGCGatgattttctttccctactACTTCACACTCAGAATGTATCTTCTGGAATGATCAGGGCTTGAGAGTAATTTTTTGAGCTATCTCCACTAGCACTGTCATTGAACTAATCAGTCCCAAAGGGTTTGTCTTCATTAGCACAGAGGCTGTCTGTGCTAATGGACCTACCTAGTGACATGGATATGTAACACCAAACACATCAGCTCACTGCCACTCATAATGACAGTAATAGGGACCTGACATGTACCACCCATTTCATGCTTCTTGGTGAGGCAGAACCGGCAGCTGCTCTCCCTTTCCAAGTTTATTCCTGCATGTAAATACATGTCCTTTTCACAGTCTGTTTGCTGCTACATTTTCTGCATTTACATGCAATTCCTAGGTGACTTTAGTGTTGAAAATGTCCCTGCAGCCCAGACCTGCAAGGCTGACTGGTGCTCAAGAATGTGTGATGTGTCTCACAGACAAAACCCTCGTGCAGGTAAGTCTCAGTCAGGCCCACGATGGAGAGTAGTGGGCCTTGAGTTCAGTGGTAATGATACGACAATGTACAAATCCAGGAAACGTAAAATGAAATTCATGAAGTCTATGAGGAGCCACCTAGAANNNNNNNNNNNNNNNNNNNNNNNNNNNNNNNNNNNNNNNNNNNNNNNNNNNNNNNNNNNNNNNNNNNNNNNNNNNNNNNNNNNNNNNNNNNNNNNNNNNNGTGGGTTCCTTGGTGTCTATCACAGCTCTCCTGCAGAGCTCAGTCCTGCTCTCTGCCACCAGCCTTCCCGTCTCTCCTCCAACACTTGTTCTTTCCTCAGACAGTCACCTCTTCCTTTGCCTGCAGCAGCCAAGACTTCCCCTCTGTGTGAGCCTCCACTAAACCAAATTTTCTCTATTCCATCCAATGCCCTcaacttctccctctgcttcccctgTTATTGGCTTCTACTCATTTCATCTCGTTCCCTCCCCATTTCCTataactcacactctctcttcccAGATCCTTTTCTGGTACAGCTGGTCAAAGGCTGTGTGCTGCACGTTGGAGAGGCATCAAGAGGATTTCTTCGGGTTGCATATCAAGGATCAGATCTTGTGAGCTTCCAGAACACGTCCTGGTGGCCATCTCCAAAGGGAGGAAATAGGGCTCAGGAGGTCTGCAAACTACTCAATACGTACCATGTGGTCAATGTAAGAATAGAAGCACATGTCAGTGAGATCTGCCCCCGTTTCCTCTTGGGTCTTCTTGACGCAGGGAAGGCAGATCTGCAGCGACAAGGTCagttctgctccctccctccaatCATTCTCTCGCTGCACTCATAAATTTGCAACATTTCTTCAAACTCAGGGAGAAAACGGGCCAAGAAGGAGAGGGGATGATGGTGATAGGTTTCTAGAGCTGGAAAGATATGTGTATCTAAAGTGATGTGAAGCTCTTCCCTCTCAGTCTGAGAATATCTGTCCTGTCTCTGCAGTGAGGCCAGAAGCCTGGCTGTCCCATGGCCCCACTCCTGGTCCTGGCCGTCTGCTGCTGGTGTGCTACGTGTCTGGTTTCCACCCAAAGCCAGTGTGGGTGATGTGGATGCGGGGTGAGCAGGAGCAGCCGGGCACCCAAAGAGGTGACATCCTGCCCCATGCAGACGGGACATGGTATCATCAGGTCTCCTTGGATGTGGAAGCCAGGGAGGCAGCTGGCCTGTCTTGCCGAGTGAGACACAGCAGTCTAGGAGGCCAGGACATGGTCCTCTACTGGGGTgaggaagggctgggggtggAAAACTGGCTGGGAAAACAGGTGGGTGGCCCTTCAGCAGAGCAGGAAAGCCAGATAAAAAATCTGGTGTTCTAGGGACTCCAGATCATAAAGCACATAAAGTTAATAACCCAAGTAATGGAGAGCTTAGAGTGAGGGTCCTGCAGAggtgggaggaagcagagggtcATGTGAAGGATCCTTTCCCAGCAACgatgggagaggagaaggaagacagtTGGTTGGCAAAGCAGAGGGCAACCTGAGCAAAAAGAACCTGGAGGGTACAGGTCAATTCTGGGAGGATGGGAAGTGACACCCTCTGTGCACCAATCCCACAGAGCAGCACCGCCCTGTGGGTTGGATCTTCCTGCTGGTGATGGTGCCCCTGGTGCTTCTGGCAGGTCTTGTGTTCTGGCTCTGGAAGTGCTGGTGAGTTTGGAACCACCTTCCTGCTCTTTCCCAAGTGTCTCCCcacttttctgtttgttctcagcCCTCCTTTTCTCAGTGGTCCTCCCCCTGCAGTCCTCACCTCTCCCTACTACAGAGCATTTACAATCTGTTCCCCCAAGGAAATCACCGTGGAGATGCTGCCCTGGCCTCCCTTTGGAGAGAGATCCCGGCAGCCCAAGCTCCAGCACACGTCTAAACCCAGCTCAGTGGTGATGAACTTGCAAGTCTCTGTGTGCAACTTCTGTCTTCCCTTTCTGCTCTAAGATCCCTTGTCAATATAAGCTGAGTATAATTTAGTGGGCTTTGTTGTTCTAACCTGATTTTTGGTCTTAAATCTCTACGTTTTCTCAAAGTAACATGAGGTCTGAGCACCTGCCTGGGTCACAGGCATCAGCTGTCACCTGCTCCAGGGGGTCCTCCCTTAGTTACAGCTGTTTGAGTGGTTCAGGACAGCAGCAGACCTGTCGCCTTGGGACTTGTTGGAAATATAGGGTCTTGGCCTCAGCTGACCTCACTGGATCACaatgtgcattttaacaaaatcagCAGGGAATTCACAGGTACATACAATGTGATGCCTTAGAGGCAACAGTGCAAGTGTATCCCTGGAGGGAAAAGAGATGGTCTTAATATAGAACAAGACCTTCTCTTGGGGGAAATGTGGGGTTCAGTTTTTGGAGCCTCTGCTCACAGCAGTTGCCCATGGATGAATACACAGCCTTATTTCATGTGCATTTTCGTTTTACGACAGCTTATTTTATACACCCCCCTCaccacacactcactcacacgtgtgtgtgtgtgtgtgtgNNNNNNNNNNNNNNNNNNNNNNNNNNNNNNNNNNNNNNNNNNNNNNNNNNNNNNNNNNNNNNNNNNNNNNNNNNNNNNNNNNNNNNNNNNNNNNNNNNNNGAGGTCACAAAATACTCCAGTGGAGACATGAGAGCACAGCCTGAGGTcagtgggaggagaggaaagagcagaggACTTGAAGCTTTTAAGAATCATGGTCTGATTTCTGCCCTCTGAACAGGTGGGTTTCAGTCAGTTTCACGATGCGGAGTCCAGTGGTTCAGAAGCCAATGGAGGTTCTTTCCTGGAGGAGGATGGACTCCAGGAGACCCACACACCAGCCACCTCCATCCCGCCTGCCTGAGGGA
Protein-coding sequences here:
- the LOC115288678 gene encoding T-cell surface glycoprotein CD1a-like, with the protein product MGDFSVENVPAAQTCKADWCSRMCDVSHRQNPRADPFLVQLVKGCVLHVGEASRGFLRVAYQGSDLVSFQNTSWWPSPKGGNRAQEVCKLLNTYHVVNVRIEAHVSEICPRFLLGLLDAGKADLQRQVRPEAWLSHGPTPGPGRLLLVCYVSGFHPKPVWVMWMRGEQEQPGTQRGDILPHADGTWYHQVSLDVEAREAAGLSCRVRHSSLGGQDMVLYWEQHRPVGWIFLLVMVPLVLLAGLVFWLWKCWKSPWRCCPGLPLERDPGSPSSSTRLNPAQW